A region of Gracilinanus agilis isolate LMUSP501 chromosome 3, AgileGrace, whole genome shotgun sequence DNA encodes the following proteins:
- the ACP7 gene encoding acid phosphatase type 7 has translation MAGLSPSCYYLLFLFLLGNAGAERSPKASPEQIHLSYPGEPGCMTVTWTTWVPAASEVQFGMQLGGTLPLRAQGTSSLFVDGGILRRKLYMHRVTLRGLLPGAHYAYRCGSAQGWSRRFRFRALQPGPNWSPRLAIFGDMGAENPQALPRLRRETQQGLYDVVLHVGDFAYNMDQDNARVGDTFMRLIEPVAASVPYMTCPGNHEERYNFSNYRARFSMPGDTEGLWYSWDLGPAHIISFSTEVYFFLHYGRHLIQKQFRWLERDLQKANENRASRPWIITMGHRPMYCSNADLDDCTRHESKVRKGLSGGRYGLEDLFYKYGVDLQLWAHEHSYERLWPIYDYQVYNGSRESPYTNPRGPIHIITGSAGCEEMLTPFTPFPRPWSAVRVKEYGFTRLHILNGTHLHLQQVSDDQDGKIVDDVWLVRPRQGRRTYL, from the exons ATGGCTGGCCTCAGCCCCAGCTGTTActacctcctctttctcttcctcttgggAAATGCAGGGGCTGAGAGGTCTCCGAAGGCCTCCCCAGAACAGATACATTTGTCCTACCCAG GTGAGCCTGGCTGCATGACAGTAACCTGGACCACTTGGGTACCAGCTGCCTCTGAGGTGCAGTTTGGGATGCAGCTCGGGGGGACTTTACCCCTGCGGGCCCAGGGCACCTCCAGTCTCTTCGTGGATGGGGGGATCCTGAGACGGAAGCTGTACATGCACCGAGTTACCCTTCGGGGGCTGCTGCCTGGGGCCCACTATG CCTACCGCTGCGGCAGTGCCCAGGGCTGGAGCCGGAGGTTTCGTTTCCGGGCTCTCCAGCCTGGGCCCAACTGGAGCCCCCGCCTGGCGATCTTTGGGGACATGGGGGCTGAGAACCCGCAGGCTCTGCCCCGACTACGAAGGGAGACCCAGCAGGGGCTGTATGATGTGGTGCTGCACGTGG GAGACTTTGCCTACAACATGGACCAGGACAACGCGAGGGTTGGGGACACGTTTATGAGGCTGATCGAGCCGGTGGCTGCCTCCGTGCCCTACATGACGTGCCCTGGGAACCACGAGGAGCGCTA CAACTTCTCCAACTACAGAGCGCGCTTCAGCATGCCTGGGGACACCGAGGGGCTCTGGTACAG CTGGGACCTGGGGCCTGCCCACATTATCTCCTTCTCCACTGAagtctatttcttccttcactACGGGCGCCACCTGATTCAGAAACAATTCCGCTGGCTGGAGAGAGACCTGCAG AAAGCCAACGAGAACCGGGCATCGAGACCGTGGATCATAACTATGGGGCACCGCCCCATGTACTGTTCCAACGCTGACCTGGATGACTGCACACGGCATGAGAGCAAA GTCAGAAAAGGCCTTTCCGGTGGTCGCTACGGCTTAGAGGATCTCTTCTATAAATATG GAGTTGACCTGCAGCTGTGGGCCCACGAGCACTCCTACGAGCGCCTCTGGCCCATCTATGATTACCAG GTCTATAATGGAAGCCGAGAAAGCCCCTACACCAACCCCCGTGGACCCATCCATATCATCACTGGATCTGCT GGCTGCGAGGAAATGCTGACCCCTTTCACCCCTTTCCCGAGGCCTTGGAGTGCCGTCCGGGTGAAGGAATATGGCTTTACCCGCCTCCACATTCTGAATGGAACCCATCTCCACCTGCAGCAGGTGTCTGATGATCAG GATGGGAAGATTGTGGATGATGTATGGCTGGTCAGACCCAGGCAAGGTCGGAGGACCTACCTCTAG
- the FBXO27 gene encoding F-box only protein 27 — MGLSGSSQTSGQESEIGPALDLSPLPPELLLQILLHVPPRTLVARCRAVCRQWRELVDGPALWRLRWAQTKDASSQDLLEATHHCPPATKPCSWARLGILEPLGRNLLQNPCGEEGFQSWELEHGGQGWAIEENRKPVPGAQVQTCFVTSFGWCRKRQVVDLLAQGLWPELLDDPRAEIHISDWWGARDDCGCQYQLHVQLVAANRRTVLARFDIEPDPIPQWNGNTCIQVSHIFTNFQKDVRFIFFEHAGKDTQFWAGHYGARITNSSVKVYFRTP; from the exons ATGGGCTTGTCAGGCTCTTCTCAGACTTCTGGGCAGGAGTCAGAGATAGGGCCAGCTCTAGATCTGAGCCCACTGCCTCCTGAGTTGTTACTGCAAATCCTGCTCCACGTGCCCCCCCGGACGCTGGTGGCACGATGCCGGGCTGTGTGTCGGCAGTGGCGGGAGCTGGTGGATGGGCCCGCACTGTGGCGTCTTCGCTGGGCCCAGACCAAGGATGCTTCAAGCCAGGATCTGCTTGAAGCTACTCACCACTGCCCTCCTGCTACCAAGCCTTGTTCCTGGGCCCGCCTAGGCATCCTGGAGCCACTGGGTCGAAACCTGCTCCAAAATCCCTGTGGGGAAG AAGGGTTCCAGAGCTGGGAGCTGGAACATGGTGGACAAGGCTGGGCAATAGAAGAGAATCGCAAACCAGTGCCTGGGGCACAGGTCCAGACTTGCTTCGTGACTTCCTTTGG GTGGTGCAGAAAGCGACAAGTAGTGGACCTCCTGGCCCAGGGGCTGTGGCCAGAGCTGCTGGATGACCCCCGGGCAGAGATCCATATCAGTGACTG GTGGGGAGCTCGAGACGACTGTGGCTGCCAATACCAGCTTCATGTCCAGCTGGTGGCTGCTAATCGAAGAACAGTGCTGGCTAGATTTGATATTGAGCCTGATCCAATCCCCCAATGGAATGGCAATACCTGCATCCAG GTCTCCCACATCTTTACCAACTTCCAAAAGGATGTTCGCTTCATTTTTTTTGAACATGCTGGCAAAGACACACAGTTCTGGGCAGGGCACTATGGTGCCCGCATCACTAACTCCAGCGTGAAGGTCTATTTCAGGACACCTTAA